A segment of the Panicum hallii strain FIL2 chromosome 1, PHallii_v3.1, whole genome shotgun sequence genome:
TCTTCATCACATCCGGGTACCTCATGAGCTCCGACATTGCCCACTCCAAAGTTGTTGCTGATGTCTCGCTTCCAGCGCTAAAAAGATCCTAATAAGCAAAGTTTTAGGAAGCTATTAATAACGAAACATGGTAAATAAAATGGAAACAAACACAATTCTTAGATGAACTTACAAGGATAACGGCTTTGATTATTCCAATGGTGAGAGGCACGTCGAGGCCACCTTCCTTTTGTACTCTCAAGAGCACGTCCACcaggtcctcctcctcctcctgctggtcATCGGTGCCgttcgccgccgccatggccctCCGCTCCTCGTGCTGCTTGATGGCGCAATCCATGAGCTCAAAGTTCTTCCGGTGGTTGGCGTACGCTCGCCGCGCCGTTCCGCTGAAGAAGCTCACGAGCGGGGACGACGGGAACAGGTCGCCGAGGCTGAAGCCGGAGACGAGCTTGAGGCCCTCCTCGAGAGACACCAGGAACTCATCCCGCCTGCTGAACCTGTCCCCGATCATGGCCCGCACCGCCGAGTCGGCGACCAGCACGGCGATCCGGCGGCTGACGTTGACGGCCTCGCCCGGCGGGGCGGCCGCCACGCCGGCGACGAGGCGCGCGGCCTCGTCCTCCCGGACGCGGCGGAACGACTGGACGCGCCGTGCGCTGAGGAGCTCCAGGATGCTGATCCTCCGGAGCTGGCGCCACAGGTCGCCGTAGGGCGCGAACACCAGGCCCTGCCCGTCCTCCATCATGATCCGGATGGTGGGGCTCCACGGCCGCGTCGCGAACGTGGCGTCGTGCGTCCGCATGACCTCGCGCGCGGCGTCCCGGGACGTGGCCACCACGACGGGGACCTCGCCGAGCCTGAGGTACATGAGCGGCGCGTCCAGCCGGCGCGCGAGGTCCGCGAACGCGCGGTGCACGAGCGGCCTGCCCACCAGGTGGTGCAGGCTGCCGATCACCGGCAGCTGCCACGGGCCCGGCGGCAGCCtgacgctgccgccgccgtcgcgcttCCGTATCAGCTGCCTGAGGAGCGCGAGAGGGAGGAGCAGAGCCAGGAAGAGGCACATGTGGTAGAACGCCGGTTGCTCCATGGAACTGGCTGGCTAGCTTCTGCAGGCTTCTTGGAGGTGCAGACCGGATCAGGCTGGATAAAGAGGCCTGATTGGACGACGCAAGCGTTGCGTACTGCAGATTCGAATGCCAGCGGACAAAACTTTCTGTTGCTACTACTTCCCCATTTGCAATGCAACTTTGTGTGGCCGGCAACTCGGCGTCGCCGTCGTCCACACGAGATGCCGCTTTGGCGTTTCAGCCGCGTCGTGGAGGGGCTCCTGGTTGATGTAAAAAACACCACCTTTCATTGAAACCTCTCTATTCTTGAGAATTTTTTTTTACTGGAGCTTTTTCTCGATATCCTAATGTAATCTAGAGTGGAATGAAAACTAAACCGATAACCCTAAAAATGGAACTAAAATCATAGCGAAAGATGGGAAGTGAAGACGAAAACAACTCTAGCCTCTTCAAATCATTTTCGACTTTATTTTTTCAGTATTTTAACAATAAATTACTAGTAACTCGATCGGTCCGTGCGAGGACGCCGTCAACGCCGACGCTGTCGCAGGGCCGGCAGGGCGGCAGCGGACAGCATCCAGCatgcgcggccggccggcggcgagcctgAGATCCCCTTTGGCGGCGACCCCGGACGCCGTTCCGCAAAACCCAGGCGTTGATTTGACGCTGTGTTTGGCAGGGGGGTTAGCATCGACGACATGAAAATGACTGCCTCCAAAAACGAGCTGAACCGGGACGATTAATAACTCTATAATTAGAACGGTGGATCCGACATGTACGTGCTACATATCGAAGTTTCGTCGTCTTCACAGTGACACACTCACACTGATGATATGATGATCGGCTTGCCGGTACGCGAGCTGGGGCAAACTGCTGCACACACTACTGTAGTCTAGTACATGCGCCCCCGCCTCCATTCGTCCGCTGTCGCCCTACGCCCCTACCCGGCTCTAGTGGCACTAGTACTGTCACCAAGCTGCTACTGAACCCGTTTGGCCGGGCTCCGCAGGTTCCGGCTCCATCCACTTTAGCACTATACTATAGTGATATACTACTGTTGTAGCTAGGTGAAGCCGGAGCTGAAGGAGCCACTGTTTTGGGCTTCTCCGGCTTCTCCTTCTTTCtagggcaaggctaatgttacTGCACCATAAGCTGACACCAAATGAAGTAGCAACAGTTACTGCCTAGTGCACAATGTATACACCTTAAGGTGGGTCCCAGCCTATAATAAAGAATTAGCAACTTTGCAATTGTTCCACTGGTGGTGGCGTGAGTGGAGAGCAGTATCAGAGAGAGAAGGGACATGATGGGCAGAAGTGATAGATTAAATGATTTTTTATTTGCTTATGGTGCATCTTAAGCTTGAGGTGCACTCGCAACAAAAAAAAAGCTTGAGGGGCACTCTAAAAGATTCTTTCTTAAGGTGTTGGTGTTGCTGCACAATGGTTATGGTCTATTTCTGTAGCAGCATTGATTGCTTAATGCCATCTTTCTTCACACATTAGAGCTGCCCTTAGTACATTTTTTATTTCGATTTCCGTTCCAGCTTCCTGCTATAGTTGTTAACAGTTCTCCGGCTGAAATCTAGCCAAACGGGCTCTTACTATCACCGCCGACCCTGTCAGCTACCCCGCCTCGCTCGTCGCCATCCAATCGACCAATCCAATCAGTACGATGCCCTGAGCCCCTGACCATCGTTGCCACCAAACTAGTCGTTCTCTACCACCGCGGTTGGAGGCGCATCGTCATCTCGTCTGCTGCCCTGGTCGctacaccaccaccacccaatCCAAAGAGCCAGCGACCTCCCTAGCCATGCATCCTCTGCAACCCAGGTGCCACAATACACAGCTCGTCAGATTAGATCAGCGCACGCATGAGCGGTTTGGTGCCTAGTTCCCTGTTgcaacaatgctgcagcatctCTTGGTGCTTCGCCGCGGTCGCCTTGGAAAGTTCGAGACGACCACAGGCATGGCGCCAAACGAGCTGCTGCTTACGATGGACAATTTCTTGTCGTACGCTCAACACCGAAGCAAAAAATCCCTTGTGGCCTGTAATTATATACGTGCCTCTCCTCTAAACTGGTTCAGAAACCATTCAGTTCTTGGTTAGCCTCAACAGCCATTGCTCTCTCTGCTAGTAGACTCCGATCCATTAATTAGCATACCA
Coding sequences within it:
- the LOC112873546 gene encoding premnaspirodiene oxygenase-like; this encodes MEQPAFYHMCLFLALLLPLALLRQLIRKRDGGGSVRLPPGPWQLPVIGSLHHLVGRPLVHRAFADLARRLDAPLMYLRLGEVPVVVATSRDAAREVMRTHDATFATRPWSPTIRIMMEDGQGLVFAPYGDLWRQLRRISILELLSARRVQSFRRVREDEAARLVAGVAAAPPGEAVNVSRRIAVLVADSAVRAMIGDRFSRRDEFLVSLEEGLKLVSGFSLGDLFPSSPLVSFFSGTARRAYANHRKNFELMDCAIKQHEERRAMAAANGTDDQQEEEEDLVDVLLRVQKEGGLDVPLTIGIIKAVILDLFSAGSETSATTLEWAMSELMRYPDVMKKAQAELRGTLNGKPKVTEDDLAHVKYLKLVIKETLRLHPPAPLLLPREARESCKVLGYDVPKGTTVFVNAWAIGRDPRYWDDPEEFKPERFESGTVDFKGMDFEFIPFGAGRRMCPGMVFAQSNIELALAALLYHFDWKLADGLKPSELDMAEDIGITVRKKNDLLLHPIVRVSLQATQ